A window of the Apostichopus japonicus isolate 1M-3 chromosome 8, ASM3797524v1, whole genome shotgun sequence genome harbors these coding sequences:
- the LOC139971717 gene encoding uncharacterized protein isoform X1, producing the protein MRRTLRTRKKCQPSGKEVALAWLGKETDPPWLEIKKVSEEIGLGLFAGKDFIAGEFIVEYAGELITEAEGNKEEDQTYIFYFKHGQKKWCIDASSSERKGKFINDEWRKPNACVQQLDYSMGPRLAIFAKREIRSGDEVRYNYGQTDAEWRKNHTNSMCPQGQPDLCHTFETDIRDLVLDKEQHSDTDGSRDIPDMKIAANRDQFQPADTNSTCCEGQPDLAHAFETDIRYLGLDKEQHLDTDGSGEIPDMKIAANRDQFQPADTNSTCCEGQPDLAHAFETDIRYLGLDKEQHLDTDGSREIPDVKIAANRDQFQPADTNSMCPQGKPDLCHSFETDIRDLVLDKEQHSDTDGSRDIPDMKIAANRDQFQPADTNSMCPEGQPDLCHTFETDIRDLVLDKEQHLDTDGSREIPDVKIAANRDQFQPADTNSTCFEGQPDLAFAFETDIRDLGLDKEQHLDTDGSREIPNVKVAANRDQFQPADTNSMCPEGKPDLCHSFETDIRDLVLDKEQHSDTDGSRDIPDIKIAANRDQFQPADTNSMCPEGQPDLCHTFETDIRDLVLDKEQHLDTDGSREIPDVKIAANRDQFQPADTNSTCFEGQPDLAFAFETDIRDLGLDKEQHLDTDGSREIPEEEMVTDEDQPRPASTHSMCKEGHPDLYHDSLYQTKCGAYIREYVPDEKEDLDMTDSEDETSESNVSEYEPDEEEYSDTEDTPEINDSETFATEDDKQDCGNSYDPVDIASSSSVKNDDEANMSIRSGANLSISLQATSSDAGIIVQVTSNDDGHRLFDKKFPCFYCSKPQAQIQRHLREQHSQESEVQQILNETDKHGKYKHMTLLRNRGTHRHNCQVIREGKGMLIVAYRPTVDASPADYGPCDCCLGYYVRTDLWKHECKLRSKKPRRNTKPALSCKLLLPNPHGVSAGLHSVTQVMSNDQISLVAKDDPLIVDLGERHFLAQGHDADMHATIRSKMREAARLLVELRSLKEKPNASMEEFIDPRHFRCVVAAVQKVTGYDEIKQGYKVPSLALKYGHSLKKMAVILTGTSSEIGDNDKYTRSKQFIERLDADWSVFVSSNALRTISQRKMNNRKLIPLTEDVAALTNMLKEEGRRCVHILLQYSEEPTDEKVEAWRELNELTLTLLMLFNRRRQGEISKMKIKEVDKIDTMQKDSNVVKALSNLEQRLCKVLSRVEIVGKKGRLVPVLMTYEMREWITLLLEGRQDLGAVHEENEFVFARSFYGSKGHLRACDSLRKYSQLCGAKYPETLTGTQLRKQLATLSQLLCLKENEMDMVANFLGHDLKIHREYYRLPMEIMQVAKVSKLLLAMEKGGSALAQGQSLDDIPIVDEEIDQSNISTEEEEGEGTEDQLTAIKRSKADKPHPARKQCKKKKTVTKRPWTEEQKAAVNRHLHHFMVLNQLPGKSKIDECISKEPVLSTRSWKNIKDYCRNTMKNQVR; encoded by the exons ATGAGACGTACTTTG AGAACAAGAAAAAAGTGCCAACCTTCTGGAAAAGAAGTCGCTCTAGCCTGGCTTGGGAAAGAGACTGATCCACCATGGCTAGAGATTAAGAAAGTCAGTGAGGAAATAG GACTGGGCTTATTTGCTGGCAAGGATTTCATAGCTGGTGAATTCATTGTTGAGTATGCGGGGGAACTAATAACAGAAGCGGAGGGTAACAAAGAAGAGGATCAAACATATATCTTTTATTTCAAACATGGACAGAAAAAATGGTG TATTGATGCTTCGTCATCGGAACGGAAGGGAAAATTCATCAATGATGAATGGAGAAAGCCCAATGCTTGTGTGCAACAATTAGATTATTCAATGGGACCAAGGTTGGCGATATTTGCAAAGAGAGAGATTAGATCTGGCGATGAAGTTCGATATAACTATGGTCAGACCGACGCTGAATGGAGAAAGAAT CATACCAATTCTATGTGTCCCCAAGGTCAACCTGACCTGTGTCATACTTTTGAAACAGATATCAGAGATCTTGTTCTGGACAAGGAACAGCACTCAGACACAGATGGCAGTAGAGATATTCCTGATATGAAGATAGCTGCCAATAGAGATCAGTTTCAGCCAGCAGATACCAATTCTACATGTTGTGAAGGTCAACCTGACTTGGCTCATGCTTTTGAAACAGATATCAGATATCTTGGTCTGGACAAGGAACAGCACTTGGACACAGATGGCAGTGGAGAGATTCCTGATATGAAGATAGCTGCCAATAGAGATCAGTTTCAGCCAGCAGATACCAATTCTACATGTTGTGAAGGTCAACCTGACTTGGCTCATGCTTTTGAAACAGATATCAGATATCTTGGTCTGGACAAGGAACAGCACCTGGACACTGATGGCAGTAGAGAGATTCCTGATGTGAAGATAGCTGCCAATAGAGATCAGTTTCAGCCAGCAGATACCAATTCTATGTGTCCCCAAGGTAAACCTGACCTGTGTCATTCTTTTGAAACAGATATCAGAGATCTTGTTCTGGACAAGGAACAGCACTCGGACACAGATGGCAGTAGAGATATTCCTGATATGAAGATAGCTGCCAATAGAGATCAGTTTCAGCCAGCAGATACCAATTCTATGTGTCCCGAAGGTCAACCTGACCTGTGTCATACTTTTGAAACAGATATCAGAGATCTTGTTCTGGACAAGGAACAGCACCTGGACACTGATGGCAGTAGAGAGATTCCTGATGTGAAGATAGCTGCCAATAGAGATCAGTTTCAGCCAGCAGATACCAATTCTACATGTTTTGAAGGTCAACCTGACTTGGCTTTTGCTTTTGAAACAGATATCAGAGATCTTGGTCTGGACAAGGAACAGCACCTGGACACTGATGGCAGTAGAGAGATTCCTAATGTGAAGGTAGCTGCCAATAGAGATCAGTTTCAGCCAGCAGATACCAATTCTATGTGTCCCGAAGGTAAACCTGACCTGTGTCATTCTTTTGAAACAGATATCAGAGATCTTGTTCTGGACAAGGAACAGCACTCGGACACAGATGGCAGTAGAGATATTCCTGATATAAAGATAGCTGCCAATAGAGATCAGTTTCAGCCAGCAGATACCAATTCTATGTGTCCCGAAGGTCAACCTGACCTGTGTCATACTTTTGAAACAGATATCAGAGATCTTGTTCTGGACAAGGAACAGCACCTGGACACTGATGGCAGTAGAGAGATTCCTGATGTGAAGATAGCTGCCAATAGAGATCAGTTTCAGCCAGCAGATACCAATTCTACATGTTTTGAAGGTCAACCTGACTTGGCTTTTGCTTTTGAAACAGATATCAGAGATCTTGGTCTGGACAAGGAACAGCACTTGGACACAGATGGCAGTAGAGAGATTCCTGAGGAGGAGATGGTCACTGATGAAGACCAGCCTCGGCCAGCAAGCACCCATTCTATGTGTAAAGAAGGTCATCCTGACTTGTACCATGATTCATTATATCAAACAAAGTGTGGAGCATATATTAGAGAGTATGTTCCAGATGAGAAGGAAGACTTGGACATGACTGATTCTGAAGATGAAACAAGTGAATCCAATGTCAGTGAGTATGAACCGGATGAAGAAGAATACTCAGACACAGAAGACACTCCGGAGATTAATGACTCAGAGACATTTGCCACAGAAGATGATAAACAGGACTGTGGTAATTCTTATGATCCAGTAGATATTGCATCTAGTTCTTCTGTGAAAAATGATGATGAAGCCAACATGTCGATTAGATCAGGGGCCAACTTGTCGATTAGTTTGCAAGCAACTAGTTCAGATGCAGGTATCATTGTTCAGGTTACAAGCAACGATGATGGTCACCGATTGTTTGATAAAAAATTTCCCTGTTTTTACTGCTCCAAGCCACAAGCCCAAATTCAACGTCATCTCCGGGAACAGCATTCTCAAGAGAGCGAAGTCCAGCAGATCCTGAATGAAACTGACAAGCAtggaaaatacaaacacatgaCTCTACTTAGGAACAGAGGAACGCACAGACATAATTGTCAAGTGATAAGAGAAGGAAAAGGTATGCTCATAGTAGCATACCGCCCAACTGTAGATGCATCACCTGCAGACTATGGGCCGTGTGACTGCTGTTTGGGTTACTATGTCAGAACTGACCTCTGGAAACACGAATGTAAGCTAAGATCGAAAAAACCAAGAAGAAACACTAAACCAGCGCTTTCGTGTAAATTGCTCCTGCCAAATCCACATGGTGTTTCAGCAGGTCTGCATAGCGTGACACAAGTAATGTCCAATGACCAAATTAGTTTGGTCGCCAAAGATGATCCACTCATAGTGGACTTAGGTGAAAGACATTTTCTTGCTCAGGGGCATGATGCTGATATGCATGCAACAATTCGTTCCAAGATGAGAGAAGCTGCCAGACTTCTTGTGGAATTACGAAGTCTCAAAGAGAAACCAAATGCAAGCATGGAAGAATTCATCGATCCTAGACATTTCAGGTGTGTGGTTGCAGCCGTACAGAAAGTTACTGGATACGATGAGATCAAGCAAGGTTACAAAGTACCATCTTTGGCTCTAAAGTATGGCCattctttaaagaaaatggCTGTGATCCTGACAGGGACTTCAAGTGAAATTGGAGACAATGACAAGTATACACGTTCTAAACAATTCATTGAAAGGCTTGATGCTGATTGGTCCGTATTTGTGTCCTCAAATGCATTACGAACAATCAgtcaaagaaaaatgaataatagAAAGCTGATTCCACTCACTGAAGATGTAGCTGCATTGACAAACATGCTCAAGGAGGAAGGGCGGAGGTGTGTGCATATTTTGCTACAGTACTCTGAGGAACCAACTGACGAAAAAGTAGAGGCATGGAGAGAGCTCAATGAGTTAACACTCACGCTGTTGATGTTATTCAACAGACGGCGCCAGGGTGAAATATCAAAGATGAAGATCAAGGAAGTGGATAAGATTGATACTATGCAAAAAGATTCAAATGTTGTGAAGGCCTTGAGCAACTTAGAGCAGCGTCTATGTAAAGTTCTCTCAAGGGTAGAAATAGTTGGCAAAAAAGGGCGCCTAGTACCAGTTCTGATGACTTACGAGATGAGAGAGTGGATAACGCTGTTGTTAGAGGGCAGGCAGGATCTTGGGGCAGTACATGAAGAGAATGAGTTTGTCTTTGCCAGATCATTTTATGGATCAAAAGGACATCTTCGTGCATGTGACAGCCTCAGAAAATACAGTCAACTCTGTGGCGCCAAATACCCTGAAACTTTGACTGGTACACAGCTCCGAAAGCAACTAGCAACACTGAGCCAACTCCTGTGCCTCAAAGAGAATGAAATGGACATGGTAGCAAACTTTCTTGGGCATGACTTGAAGATTCACCGTGAATACTATAGACTGCCGATGGAGATCATGCAAGTAGCTAAAGTATCTAAGCTACTCCTAGCTATGGAAAAAGGAGGGAGTGCGTTGGCACAAGGACAGAGCCTTGATGACATCCCTATTGTAGATGAAG AAATTGACCAGAGCAACATCTCTACagaggaagaggagggggaggggacagaAGATCAACTTACTGCCATCAAACGATCCAAGGCTGACAAACCGCACCCAGCAAGGAAACAgtgcaagaagaagaagactgtTACAAAGCGACCCTGGACAGAGGAGCAAAAAGCTGCGGTTAATCGCCACTTGCATCACTTCATGGTATTAAATCAATTGCCTGGCAAATCTAAGATAGATGAATGTATAAGCAAAGAGCCTGTGTTGTCCACTAGGTCATGGAAAAATATAAAAGATTACTGTAGGAATACAATGAAGAATCAAGTTCGTTAG
- the LOC139971717 gene encoding uncharacterized protein isoform X2 has translation MGPRLAIFAKREIRSGDEVRYNYGQTDAEWRKNHTNSMCPQGQPDLCHTFETDIRDLVLDKEQHSDTDGSRDIPDMKIAANRDQFQPADTNSTCCEGQPDLAHAFETDIRYLGLDKEQHLDTDGSGEIPDMKIAANRDQFQPADTNSTCCEGQPDLAHAFETDIRYLGLDKEQHLDTDGSREIPDVKIAANRDQFQPADTNSMCPQGKPDLCHSFETDIRDLVLDKEQHSDTDGSRDIPDMKIAANRDQFQPADTNSMCPEGQPDLCHTFETDIRDLVLDKEQHLDTDGSREIPDVKIAANRDQFQPADTNSTCFEGQPDLAFAFETDIRDLGLDKEQHLDTDGSREIPNVKVAANRDQFQPADTNSMCPEGKPDLCHSFETDIRDLVLDKEQHSDTDGSRDIPDIKIAANRDQFQPADTNSMCPEGQPDLCHTFETDIRDLVLDKEQHLDTDGSREIPDVKIAANRDQFQPADTNSTCFEGQPDLAFAFETDIRDLGLDKEQHLDTDGSREIPEEEMVTDEDQPRPASTHSMCKEGHPDLYHDSLYQTKCGAYIREYVPDEKEDLDMTDSEDETSESNVSEYEPDEEEYSDTEDTPEINDSETFATEDDKQDCGNSYDPVDIASSSSVKNDDEANMSIRSGANLSISLQATSSDAGIIVQVTSNDDGHRLFDKKFPCFYCSKPQAQIQRHLREQHSQESEVQQILNETDKHGKYKHMTLLRNRGTHRHNCQVIREGKGMLIVAYRPTVDASPADYGPCDCCLGYYVRTDLWKHECKLRSKKPRRNTKPALSCKLLLPNPHGVSAGLHSVTQVMSNDQISLVAKDDPLIVDLGERHFLAQGHDADMHATIRSKMREAARLLVELRSLKEKPNASMEEFIDPRHFRCVVAAVQKVTGYDEIKQGYKVPSLALKYGHSLKKMAVILTGTSSEIGDNDKYTRSKQFIERLDADWSVFVSSNALRTISQRKMNNRKLIPLTEDVAALTNMLKEEGRRCVHILLQYSEEPTDEKVEAWRELNELTLTLLMLFNRRRQGEISKMKIKEVDKIDTMQKDSNVVKALSNLEQRLCKVLSRVEIVGKKGRLVPVLMTYEMREWITLLLEGRQDLGAVHEENEFVFARSFYGSKGHLRACDSLRKYSQLCGAKYPETLTGTQLRKQLATLSQLLCLKENEMDMVANFLGHDLKIHREYYRLPMEIMQVAKVSKLLLAMEKGGSALAQGQSLDDIPIVDEEIDQSNISTEEEEGEGTEDQLTAIKRSKADKPHPARKQCKKKKTVTKRPWTEEQKAAVNRHLHHFMVLNQLPGKSKIDECISKEPVLSTRSWKNIKDYCRNTMKNQVR, from the exons ATGGGACCAAGGTTGGCGATATTTGCAAAGAGAGAGATTAGATCTGGCGATGAAGTTCGATATAACTATGGTCAGACCGACGCTGAATGGAGAAAGAAT CATACCAATTCTATGTGTCCCCAAGGTCAACCTGACCTGTGTCATACTTTTGAAACAGATATCAGAGATCTTGTTCTGGACAAGGAACAGCACTCAGACACAGATGGCAGTAGAGATATTCCTGATATGAAGATAGCTGCCAATAGAGATCAGTTTCAGCCAGCAGATACCAATTCTACATGTTGTGAAGGTCAACCTGACTTGGCTCATGCTTTTGAAACAGATATCAGATATCTTGGTCTGGACAAGGAACAGCACTTGGACACAGATGGCAGTGGAGAGATTCCTGATATGAAGATAGCTGCCAATAGAGATCAGTTTCAGCCAGCAGATACCAATTCTACATGTTGTGAAGGTCAACCTGACTTGGCTCATGCTTTTGAAACAGATATCAGATATCTTGGTCTGGACAAGGAACAGCACCTGGACACTGATGGCAGTAGAGAGATTCCTGATGTGAAGATAGCTGCCAATAGAGATCAGTTTCAGCCAGCAGATACCAATTCTATGTGTCCCCAAGGTAAACCTGACCTGTGTCATTCTTTTGAAACAGATATCAGAGATCTTGTTCTGGACAAGGAACAGCACTCGGACACAGATGGCAGTAGAGATATTCCTGATATGAAGATAGCTGCCAATAGAGATCAGTTTCAGCCAGCAGATACCAATTCTATGTGTCCCGAAGGTCAACCTGACCTGTGTCATACTTTTGAAACAGATATCAGAGATCTTGTTCTGGACAAGGAACAGCACCTGGACACTGATGGCAGTAGAGAGATTCCTGATGTGAAGATAGCTGCCAATAGAGATCAGTTTCAGCCAGCAGATACCAATTCTACATGTTTTGAAGGTCAACCTGACTTGGCTTTTGCTTTTGAAACAGATATCAGAGATCTTGGTCTGGACAAGGAACAGCACCTGGACACTGATGGCAGTAGAGAGATTCCTAATGTGAAGGTAGCTGCCAATAGAGATCAGTTTCAGCCAGCAGATACCAATTCTATGTGTCCCGAAGGTAAACCTGACCTGTGTCATTCTTTTGAAACAGATATCAGAGATCTTGTTCTGGACAAGGAACAGCACTCGGACACAGATGGCAGTAGAGATATTCCTGATATAAAGATAGCTGCCAATAGAGATCAGTTTCAGCCAGCAGATACCAATTCTATGTGTCCCGAAGGTCAACCTGACCTGTGTCATACTTTTGAAACAGATATCAGAGATCTTGTTCTGGACAAGGAACAGCACCTGGACACTGATGGCAGTAGAGAGATTCCTGATGTGAAGATAGCTGCCAATAGAGATCAGTTTCAGCCAGCAGATACCAATTCTACATGTTTTGAAGGTCAACCTGACTTGGCTTTTGCTTTTGAAACAGATATCAGAGATCTTGGTCTGGACAAGGAACAGCACTTGGACACAGATGGCAGTAGAGAGATTCCTGAGGAGGAGATGGTCACTGATGAAGACCAGCCTCGGCCAGCAAGCACCCATTCTATGTGTAAAGAAGGTCATCCTGACTTGTACCATGATTCATTATATCAAACAAAGTGTGGAGCATATATTAGAGAGTATGTTCCAGATGAGAAGGAAGACTTGGACATGACTGATTCTGAAGATGAAACAAGTGAATCCAATGTCAGTGAGTATGAACCGGATGAAGAAGAATACTCAGACACAGAAGACACTCCGGAGATTAATGACTCAGAGACATTTGCCACAGAAGATGATAAACAGGACTGTGGTAATTCTTATGATCCAGTAGATATTGCATCTAGTTCTTCTGTGAAAAATGATGATGAAGCCAACATGTCGATTAGATCAGGGGCCAACTTGTCGATTAGTTTGCAAGCAACTAGTTCAGATGCAGGTATCATTGTTCAGGTTACAAGCAACGATGATGGTCACCGATTGTTTGATAAAAAATTTCCCTGTTTTTACTGCTCCAAGCCACAAGCCCAAATTCAACGTCATCTCCGGGAACAGCATTCTCAAGAGAGCGAAGTCCAGCAGATCCTGAATGAAACTGACAAGCAtggaaaatacaaacacatgaCTCTACTTAGGAACAGAGGAACGCACAGACATAATTGTCAAGTGATAAGAGAAGGAAAAGGTATGCTCATAGTAGCATACCGCCCAACTGTAGATGCATCACCTGCAGACTATGGGCCGTGTGACTGCTGTTTGGGTTACTATGTCAGAACTGACCTCTGGAAACACGAATGTAAGCTAAGATCGAAAAAACCAAGAAGAAACACTAAACCAGCGCTTTCGTGTAAATTGCTCCTGCCAAATCCACATGGTGTTTCAGCAGGTCTGCATAGCGTGACACAAGTAATGTCCAATGACCAAATTAGTTTGGTCGCCAAAGATGATCCACTCATAGTGGACTTAGGTGAAAGACATTTTCTTGCTCAGGGGCATGATGCTGATATGCATGCAACAATTCGTTCCAAGATGAGAGAAGCTGCCAGACTTCTTGTGGAATTACGAAGTCTCAAAGAGAAACCAAATGCAAGCATGGAAGAATTCATCGATCCTAGACATTTCAGGTGTGTGGTTGCAGCCGTACAGAAAGTTACTGGATACGATGAGATCAAGCAAGGTTACAAAGTACCATCTTTGGCTCTAAAGTATGGCCattctttaaagaaaatggCTGTGATCCTGACAGGGACTTCAAGTGAAATTGGAGACAATGACAAGTATACACGTTCTAAACAATTCATTGAAAGGCTTGATGCTGATTGGTCCGTATTTGTGTCCTCAAATGCATTACGAACAATCAgtcaaagaaaaatgaataatagAAAGCTGATTCCACTCACTGAAGATGTAGCTGCATTGACAAACATGCTCAAGGAGGAAGGGCGGAGGTGTGTGCATATTTTGCTACAGTACTCTGAGGAACCAACTGACGAAAAAGTAGAGGCATGGAGAGAGCTCAATGAGTTAACACTCACGCTGTTGATGTTATTCAACAGACGGCGCCAGGGTGAAATATCAAAGATGAAGATCAAGGAAGTGGATAAGATTGATACTATGCAAAAAGATTCAAATGTTGTGAAGGCCTTGAGCAACTTAGAGCAGCGTCTATGTAAAGTTCTCTCAAGGGTAGAAATAGTTGGCAAAAAAGGGCGCCTAGTACCAGTTCTGATGACTTACGAGATGAGAGAGTGGATAACGCTGTTGTTAGAGGGCAGGCAGGATCTTGGGGCAGTACATGAAGAGAATGAGTTTGTCTTTGCCAGATCATTTTATGGATCAAAAGGACATCTTCGTGCATGTGACAGCCTCAGAAAATACAGTCAACTCTGTGGCGCCAAATACCCTGAAACTTTGACTGGTACACAGCTCCGAAAGCAACTAGCAACACTGAGCCAACTCCTGTGCCTCAAAGAGAATGAAATGGACATGGTAGCAAACTTTCTTGGGCATGACTTGAAGATTCACCGTGAATACTATAGACTGCCGATGGAGATCATGCAAGTAGCTAAAGTATCTAAGCTACTCCTAGCTATGGAAAAAGGAGGGAGTGCGTTGGCACAAGGACAGAGCCTTGATGACATCCCTATTGTAGATGAAG AAATTGACCAGAGCAACATCTCTACagaggaagaggagggggaggggacagaAGATCAACTTACTGCCATCAAACGATCCAAGGCTGACAAACCGCACCCAGCAAGGAAACAgtgcaagaagaagaagactgtTACAAAGCGACCCTGGACAGAGGAGCAAAAAGCTGCGGTTAATCGCCACTTGCATCACTTCATGGTATTAAATCAATTGCCTGGCAAATCTAAGATAGATGAATGTATAAGCAAAGAGCCTGTGTTGTCCACTAGGTCATGGAAAAATATAAAAGATTACTGTAGGAATACAATGAAGAATCAAGTTCGTTAG